Proteins co-encoded in one endosymbiont 'TC1' of Trimyema compressum genomic window:
- the dusB gene encoding tRNA dihydrouridine synthase DusB: MKKIKLKPLTIGKWTFETPVFAAPLAGFSDKAYRRILKEEGCPLVFSEMVSAKALLYDNLKSQHIINIRGETKPVGVQIFGKDSHEVSEGAKRIEAIGADIIDFNMGCPAPKIVKNGEGSALLKNPQLAIEILATLVKSVSIPITLKIRKGFNDIEGDSIPIIKGAEAVGVKAIFLHGRTKEQYYSGTADWQSIRKAKEAVSIPVIGNGDVTNPIKAEVLLAETGCDGVLIGRGFLGNPFLFKYIEDYFKTGLYKERNFAEKVEVALRQLKYAVEDKGEELAVREMRKQIVNYFKGIKNGAYYRNQFNQCTIVREITKEINEILESVVGCA; the protein is encoded by the coding sequence ATGAAAAAAATAAAGCTTAAGCCATTAACAATTGGCAAATGGACTTTTGAGACTCCTGTTTTCGCAGCACCTCTTGCTGGTTTTAGCGATAAGGCTTATAGACGCATCTTAAAGGAAGAAGGCTGTCCATTAGTATTTAGTGAGATGGTTAGTGCTAAAGCGTTGCTTTATGATAATTTGAAAAGCCAACATATAATTAATATAAGGGGAGAGACTAAGCCTGTTGGCGTTCAGATTTTTGGCAAAGATTCTCATGAAGTCAGTGAAGGTGCTAAGAGAATTGAAGCAATTGGTGCTGATATAATTGATTTTAATATGGGCTGTCCTGCTCCTAAAATTGTTAAAAATGGAGAAGGCTCCGCGCTACTTAAAAACCCTCAATTGGCTATTGAGATACTGGCTACTCTTGTTAAGAGTGTGTCTATCCCTATTACCTTAAAAATCAGAAAAGGCTTTAATGATATTGAAGGGGATTCAATACCTATTATTAAGGGGGCAGAAGCTGTAGGTGTTAAAGCTATTTTTTTACATGGTAGAACTAAGGAACAATATTATAGCGGCACTGCAGATTGGCAGAGCATTAGGAAGGCAAAAGAGGCAGTTTCTATTCCTGTAATTGGCAACGGAGATGTTACTAATCCAATTAAAGCAGAGGTTCTTTTAGCAGAAACTGGATGTGACGGGGTTCTTATTGGCAGAGGGTTTTTAGGAAATCCTTTTCTATTTAAATATATTGAAGACTATTTTAAAACAGGTTTATATAAAGAAAGAAATTTTGCAGAAAAGGTGGAAGTTGCTCTTCGCCAGTTAAAATATGCAGTTGAGGATAAAGGGGAAGAATTAGCTGTAAGAGAAATGCGTAAGCAGATTGTTAATTATTTTAAGGGTATAAAAAATGGCGCTTATTATAGAAATCAGTTTAATCAATGTACGATAGTAAGAGAAATAACTAAGGAAATAAACGAGATTTTAGAAAGTGTTGTGGGCTGTGCATAA
- the tadA gene encoding tRNA adenosine(34) deaminase TadA translates to MVLEHRIYMEQALKEANKAYLKGEVPVGAVLMYKGTIIARGYNRRESTHDITSHAEIEVLRKGGQFFKNHHLQDTVLYVTLEPCPMCFGAILQSGVSALVYGATDKKIGAVESYMKIAEFPTSKGFQVIGGILEKECREILQEFFKKLRL, encoded by the coding sequence ATGGTTCTTGAACATCGCATCTATATGGAACAAGCACTTAAAGAAGCTAACAAAGCTTATTTAAAGGGCGAAGTCCCTGTGGGTGCCGTTTTAATGTATAAAGGCACAATAATCGCTAGAGGATATAATAGAAGAGAAAGTACCCATGACATTACCAGTCATGCTGAAATAGAGGTCTTGCGCAAAGGCGGTCAGTTTTTTAAAAACCATCATTTACAAGATACCGTCCTATATGTTACATTAGAGCCATGTCCTATGTGTTTTGGTGCTATACTTCAAAGTGGCGTATCCGCCTTGGTTTACGGTGCCACAGATAAAAAAATTGGTGCAGTTGAATCCTATATGAAAATAGCTGAATTTCCCACTTCAAAGGGATTTCAAGTTATTGGTGGTATCTTAGAAAAAGAATGTAGAGAAATATTACAAGAATTCTTCAAAAAGTTGAGATTATAA
- the ispD gene encoding 2-C-methyl-D-erythritol 4-phosphate cytidylyltransferase, translating into MIPFIVVAGGPGKRLGSTEPKQYLLIDGKPILYHTVETLVKAGVKECILVLDPIYEEKARGFLEPLRPSIEIEYAENGKTRQDSVKNGLDLLPKGTKWVAIHDGVRPFISRKLVEQLLIEIEKGQCVIPVIPIKNTIKKVENNRVVKTLDRDFLYGAGTPQIVDLDFYKKALQKMNNYQMTDDASLIEAVGGKVVTVLNDEENIKITTPFDLIIAEAILRRK; encoded by the coding sequence ATGATTCCTTTTATTGTAGTTGCAGGAGGTCCGGGAAAAAGATTAGGTTCAACTGAGCCAAAGCAATATCTTTTAATTGACGGAAAACCCATTTTGTATCATACTGTAGAAACATTAGTAAAGGCTGGCGTGAAAGAATGTATTTTAGTTTTAGATCCAATTTATGAAGAAAAGGCAAGAGGCTTTTTAGAACCATTAAGGCCTAGTATAGAAATAGAATATGCAGAAAATGGAAAGACTAGACAAGATTCTGTTAAGAATGGTTTAGACCTATTGCCTAAAGGCACTAAGTGGGTGGCGATTCATGATGGTGTTCGTCCGTTTATTTCTAGAAAACTAGTGGAACAGCTACTCATTGAAATTGAAAAAGGACAATGTGTGATTCCAGTTATACCTATAAAGAATACTATTAAGAAAGTTGAAAATAACAGAGTAGTGAAAACGTTAGATAGGGATTTTCTCTATGGAGCTGGAACTCCCCAAATCGTTGATTTAGACTTTTATAAAAAGGCATTACAGAAAATGAACAACTATCAGATGACTGATGATGCTTCATTAATTGAAGCAGTTGGCGGAAAAGTAGTTACTGTGTTAAATGACGAGGAGAATATTAAGATTACTACGCCTTTCGATTTAATAATTGCTGAGGCAATATTAAGGAGGAAATAA
- the dpaL gene encoding diaminopropionate ammonia-lyase, translated as MEENEQLDMMNLLLNEKRVPEITRENRPKMFSRKEANKARRFHMSFDNYEATPLYSLDHLAKTLGVKKIFIKDESSRFDLNAFKVLGGTYAITRLICEKMGKDVSEVNFKYIREHAAEEVGNAPFVTATDGNHGRGIAWAVHELGQKAIVYLPMNSAKRRVEAIRETGAEAIVTDLNYDGTVLLAIEKAKEVGGYMVQDTAWEGYTEVPTWIMQGYTTMGMEVIDQLALQGYDAPTHVFLQAGVGGMAAAILGLFVNIYKNKYPKAIIVEPNAANCIYNSAEVNDGEAHPIDGDLQTIMVGLACGVPSPIAWPIIRDFSTMFVSCNDAVAARGVRILANPARRDPKVVSGESGAAGIGAFSLLMGDEFKEVKEALGLNEDSVVLFFNTEGDTDPVNYGEIIWNGKYRIPNQ; from the coding sequence ATGGAAGAAAACGAACAATTAGATATGATGAATTTATTGTTAAATGAGAAGCGCGTACCTGAAATTACTAGAGAAAACAGACCTAAAATGTTTTCAAGAAAAGAAGCAAACAAGGCGAGACGTTTTCATATGTCATTTGACAATTATGAAGCGACACCGCTATACAGTCTAGATCACCTTGCAAAAACACTAGGGGTAAAGAAAATTTTTATTAAAGACGAGTCATCTCGATTTGATTTAAATGCTTTTAAAGTGTTAGGCGGAACCTATGCAATTACCAGACTTATCTGCGAAAAAATGGGAAAAGACGTTTCAGAAGTGAACTTTAAATATATTAGAGAGCATGCGGCTGAGGAAGTTGGAAATGCACCTTTTGTTACAGCTACAGATGGTAACCACGGACGCGGTATCGCTTGGGCGGTACATGAACTTGGTCAAAAGGCCATCGTTTATTTGCCAATGAACTCAGCTAAAAGACGAGTAGAGGCAATTAGAGAAACTGGAGCCGAAGCTATTGTAACTGATTTAAACTATGATGGTACAGTTCTTTTAGCCATTGAAAAAGCTAAAGAGGTTGGCGGCTATATGGTCCAAGATACAGCATGGGAAGGCTATACTGAAGTGCCTACTTGGATTATGCAAGGCTATACAACTATGGGCATGGAAGTTATTGATCAATTAGCTTTGCAAGGCTATGATGCACCAACTCACGTTTTTTTACAAGCTGGAGTAGGTGGTATGGCGGCCGCTATTTTAGGATTATTTGTTAACATTTATAAAAATAAGTACCCTAAAGCAATTATTGTTGAGCCTAATGCAGCAAACTGTATTTATAATTCAGCAGAAGTAAATGATGGTGAGGCTCATCCTATTGATGGCGATTTGCAAACTATTATGGTTGGTTTAGCATGTGGTGTGCCAAGTCCTATTGCTTGGCCTATAATCAGAGACTTCTCTACTATGTTTGTATCATGTAATGATGCTGTTGCTGCTAGAGGTGTTCGTATTTTAGCTAATCCTGCTAGAAGAGACCCAAAAGTTGTATCTGGAGAGTCTGGTGCAGCAGGAATTGGCGCTTTTTCATTATTAATGGGAGATGAATTTAAAGAGGTAAAAGAAGCTCTTGGATTAAATGAAGATTCTGTAGTTCTATTCTTCAATACTGAGGGAGATACTGACCCTGTTAACTATGGAGAAATTATTTGGAACGGGAAATATAGAATACCTAACCAATAA
- a CDS encoding ECF transporter S component, with protein sequence MKISTRKIATAGLLSAITILLGQTQLGFIPLPNGSGAATIMHIPTIVGGALGGVGVGGLTGFVFAIYSFIFMEVFYLTLLLFFCQEF encoded by the coding sequence ATGAAGATTTCTACCAGGAAAATTGCTACAGCAGGATTATTATCAGCTATTACTATTCTTTTAGGACAAACCCAACTTGGGTTTATTCCTCTACCGAATGGTTCAGGAGCAGCAACCATAATGCATATTCCAACTATTGTTGGTGGCGCCTTAGGAGGCGTTGGTGTTGGTGGTTTAACTGGTTTTGTATTTGCCATCTACAGTTTCATTTTTATGGAGGTTTTCTACCTAACCCTATTGCTATTTTTTTGCCAAGAATTTTAA
- a CDS encoding PIN/TRAM domain-containing protein: MERKPNFLKTFIFALTVLVIGSALFFSSFYLLQYVFNIVIHPALFFFIIIIEILVSVLIAYFLAKLLRGIVRAIVATSSNRSIADLLITGGGAILGLVLALLLGISIQGLPLIGPYLNVAVSILFAYLGGFMAIKRKDEILSIFSQKKKKDSKSNDKFVDTSVLIDGRIVDLVKTGFIEGHLIIPDFVLDELQKIADSEDSLKRNRGRRGLDAIKKIQTEKNMPLEIMETGEKDFGDIVEVDSKLVRLATMERGLLLTNDFNLNKVAVVQGVHVLNINELANALKPVLLPGEDFFSRVIKKGKENNQGVAYLGDGTMIIIEDGENLVGQDVQLTVTSIMQTSAGRLIFAKLKGENDE; encoded by the coding sequence ATGGAAAGAAAACCGAATTTTTTAAAAACTTTTATCTTTGCATTAACAGTATTGGTTATTGGTAGTGCTTTGTTTTTCTCATCATTTTATCTATTGCAATATGTTTTTAATATTGTGATACATCCGGCATTATTTTTTTTTATTATTATTATTGAAATTTTAGTTTCTGTCTTAATCGCCTATTTTTTAGCCAAGCTATTACGAGGTATTGTAAGGGCTATTGTAGCTACTAGTAGCAATCGTTCAATTGCAGATTTATTGATAACAGGAGGAGGGGCAATCCTTGGTTTAGTTTTAGCCCTATTACTGGGTATTTCTATTCAAGGCCTTCCTTTAATTGGGCCTTACCTAAATGTAGCAGTTAGTATTTTATTTGCTTATTTAGGTGGGTTTATGGCTATTAAGAGAAAGGATGAAATACTGTCTATTTTTAGTCAAAAAAAGAAAAAGGACAGTAAGAGTAACGATAAATTTGTGGATACAAGTGTTTTAATTGATGGTAGAATTGTAGATCTTGTGAAAACTGGCTTTATAGAAGGACACCTTATTATACCTGATTTTGTGTTAGATGAACTTCAAAAAATTGCTGATTCCGAAGATAGTTTAAAAAGGAACAGAGGCCGACGAGGACTAGATGCAATAAAAAAAATCCAAACTGAGAAAAATATGCCTTTAGAAATTATGGAAACAGGGGAAAAAGATTTTGGTGATATAGTTGAGGTGGATTCTAAGCTTGTCCGTTTAGCAACTATGGAACGAGGGCTACTACTAACAAATGATTTTAATCTTAATAAAGTTGCTGTTGTTCAAGGGGTTCATGTTTTGAATATTAATGAATTAGCAAATGCTTTAAAACCTGTTTTATTGCCAGGAGAAGATTTTTTCTCAAGAGTAATTAAAAAAGGAAAAGAAAACAATCAGGGTGTCGCTTATTTAGGTGATGGCACAATGATTATTATTGAGGATGGGGAAAATCTTGTTGGTCAAGATGTCCAGCTTACTGTAACGAGCATTATGCAGACCTCAGCCGGTCGTTTAATATTTGCTAAGCTAAAAGGAGAAAATGACGAATGA
- a CDS encoding type III pantothenate kinase translates to MILLIDAGNSLISMGIHNGDTIIKKFSLKTAKIKTKDEFAIFLINLLNLNKIEMTAIDGVIISSVVPYVNEALIGAIQEYLGVKPIIIEPGIKTGIVLKVDNPKEVGSDLMADGVCGLVKYGGDCVVVNCGTATKCSVINKKGEWLGVAIAPGYEIASEALYHKTATLPHVGFAIPKNLMGKNSAESVAAGLYYGYQGLIRNLIYETKKQYGQHLKVILSGGVSTYFESVLRKDVDVIDYNLTLEGLKIIYEKNKA, encoded by the coding sequence TTGATTTTATTAATTGATGCTGGTAACAGCTTAATTTCCATGGGAATTCATAATGGAGACACTATTATCAAGAAGTTTTCCTTAAAGACAGCAAAAATTAAAACCAAAGATGAATTTGCTATTTTTTTAATAAATTTATTAAATTTAAATAAAATTGAAATGACAGCAATTGATGGGGTGATTATCTCATCAGTAGTACCTTACGTAAATGAAGCCTTAATAGGAGCTATTCAGGAATATTTAGGTGTAAAGCCAATTATTATCGAGCCTGGCATCAAGACAGGTATTGTTTTAAAAGTTGATAATCCCAAAGAAGTTGGGTCTGATTTAATGGCAGATGGTGTTTGTGGTTTAGTTAAATACGGAGGAGACTGTGTTGTTGTTAATTGTGGTACAGCTACTAAATGCAGTGTGATTAATAAGAAGGGGGAATGGCTAGGCGTAGCTATTGCTCCTGGTTATGAAATTGCTAGTGAAGCATTGTATCATAAAACTGCAACATTACCACACGTAGGTTTTGCTATTCCCAAGAACTTAATGGGTAAAAACAGTGCAGAGTCTGTAGCCGCGGGTTTATATTATGGCTATCAGGGTCTAATTAGAAATTTAATTTACGAAACTAAAAAACAGTATGGTCAGCATCTTAAAGTTATTTTATCAGGAGGGGTTTCAACCTATTTTGAAAGTGTTCTGAGAAAAGATGTAGATGTTATTGATTATAATTTAACACTAGAAGGATTGAAAATAATTTATGAAAAAAATAAAGCTTAA
- a CDS encoding acyl-ACP thioesterase domain-containing protein codes for MFSRKNLTWVFCKMELVIKTAPTFKEIIYVKTYPIGSRRYFASRKFEVYDESGKEIAYAYGLYFLIDTKKKTC; via the coding sequence ATTTTTAGCAGAAAAAATCTCACATGGGTTTTCTGTAAAATGGAACTCGTTATTAAAACAGCACCTACATTTAAAGAAATAATTTACGTAAAAACTTATCCAATAGGTAGCAGACGCTATTTTGCAAGTAGGAAATTTGAGGTATATGATGAATCAGGAAAAGAAATTGCATATGCTTATGGACTTTATTTTCTAATTGATACAAAAAAGAAAACCTGTTAA
- the radA gene encoding DNA repair protein RadA, whose protein sequence is MKHKTHYFCQECGSISQKWLGKCPGCQSWNSFVKETIFEEGKGQVPIGEKEFRKSTLLKEVSIEDYKRKETGIKELDRVLGGGIVKGSLSLISGDPGIGKSTLLIQVASTLGTNEKVLYISGEESLRQIKMRAERLGLEGKQLYLLAENNMMGILESIKTIDPNYIIVDSIQTVYMEDMSGAPGSVGQVRESTLALMKVAKGQGRTVFVVGHVTKSGNIAGPKVLEHMVDTVLYLEGDKDYFYRLIRSGKNRFGSTDEIGVFEMSKEGLREIANPSQYFLSDGTAPVPGSVIVPILEGTRALLVELQALTTETSFAVPRRLATGLDTNRVLLLTAVLEKKIRFAMGKNDIYFNVVGGLKVDDRGLDLGICIALISSLYNVPIHKDTLLVGEVGLTGEVRGVYQLEKRIQEGEKLGFEKIIVPKNNKIKKNTYGIDVIPVETIQEAVSLFFKREK, encoded by the coding sequence ATGAAACATAAAACTCATTATTTTTGTCAAGAATGCGGTAGTATTTCTCAAAAATGGCTTGGAAAATGCCCCGGCTGTCAAAGCTGGAATAGCTTTGTTAAAGAAACTATTTTTGAAGAAGGTAAAGGTCAAGTACCTATTGGAGAAAAAGAATTTAGAAAATCTACTCTTTTAAAAGAGGTTAGCATTGAAGACTATAAGAGGAAAGAGACAGGTATAAAAGAATTAGATCGGGTATTAGGTGGCGGTATTGTAAAAGGTTCACTGTCATTAATTAGTGGAGACCCAGGTATTGGTAAATCAACTCTTCTTATTCAAGTTGCTTCTACTTTAGGTACAAATGAAAAAGTGTTATATATTTCTGGAGAGGAATCGTTAAGACAAATTAAGATGCGAGCAGAGCGTTTGGGTTTAGAAGGAAAGCAGCTGTATTTGTTAGCTGAAAACAATATGATGGGTATTTTAGAAAGTATTAAAACCATTGACCCCAATTATATTATTGTGGATTCTATTCAAACTGTTTATATGGAAGATATGAGTGGCGCTCCTGGCAGTGTTGGTCAGGTGAGAGAAAGCACATTAGCTTTAATGAAAGTGGCCAAAGGGCAAGGTAGAACTGTTTTTGTAGTAGGCCATGTGACTAAGTCAGGGAATATTGCAGGACCTAAAGTGTTAGAGCATATGGTGGATACGGTTCTTTATTTAGAAGGGGATAAAGACTATTTTTATCGCTTAATTCGAAGTGGTAAAAACCGTTTTGGGAGTACCGATGAAATAGGTGTTTTTGAAATGAGTAAAGAGGGACTCCGAGAAATAGCCAATCCCTCTCAATATTTTTTATCCGATGGAACTGCACCAGTTCCAGGTTCAGTCATTGTGCCCATTTTAGAGGGGACTAGGGCATTGTTAGTTGAATTGCAGGCCTTAACTACAGAAACTTCTTTTGCAGTACCAAGGCGTTTAGCTACAGGCTTAGATACCAATAGAGTATTACTCCTCACAGCTGTTCTAGAAAAGAAAATACGTTTCGCTATGGGGAAAAATGATATTTATTTCAATGTCGTTGGCGGATTAAAAGTTGATGATAGAGGTTTGGATTTAGGAATTTGTATTGCTTTAATTTCCAGTCTTTATAATGTGCCTATTCATAAGGATACATTGTTAGTAGGGGAGGTTGGACTTACAGGAGAAGTAAGAGGGGTTTACCAACTTGAAAAAAGGATCCAGGAAGGTGAGAAACTAGGTTTCGAAAAGATTATAGTACCTAAAAATAATAAAATAAAGAAAAATACCTATGGCATTGATGTAATTCCAGTAGAGACAATTCAAGAAGCGGTTAGCCTATTTTTTAAGAGAGAAAAATAG
- a CDS encoding BMP family ABC transporter substrate-binding protein → MKKNVILVLLCLLLAVVASSCSETKKENKVIPTTPKVGLLLMGSPSDKYSASYYGYRALKAVEEKYGIEITYNEYVTEANAPFLLSDYSKKGYSPVIVQGEALGEAVLSAGANYPDMKFVCIDGLVSKDNVSSYNILQEDLVEFAGAISAGLSIGNTVGYMELTGVESFKDSFEKGVKFIKTDGTLNYQEIDSVNKDYVNEISRFDRNNINSSGLYVNSIPLEDALKNINVKGVVIGGYLGDDPNRNGFVRLGIDYDTIYDLVYRDFLAAKPGQKSELGFKDNIFIIEDNGHIYGSLQSRLEELKKNLR, encoded by the coding sequence ATGAAAAAAAATGTAATTTTAGTGTTACTCTGTTTACTGTTAGCTGTAGTGGCTAGTAGTTGTAGTGAGACTAAAAAAGAAAACAAAGTAATACCAACTACACCAAAGGTGGGCCTGTTGTTAATGGGCTCACCTAGTGATAAGTATTCAGCCAGTTACTATGGGTATAGAGCTCTAAAGGCTGTTGAAGAAAAGTATGGTATAGAAATTACATATAATGAATATGTAACAGAAGCTAATGCCCCATTCTTATTAAGTGATTATAGTAAAAAAGGATACTCCCCAGTTATTGTTCAAGGTGAAGCGTTGGGAGAGGCTGTGTTATCTGCAGGTGCAAATTACCCTGATATGAAATTTGTGTGCATAGACGGATTAGTTAGTAAAGACAATGTTTCTTCATATAATATACTCCAAGAAGATTTAGTGGAATTTGCTGGAGCTATATCTGCAGGTCTTTCAATAGGGAATACTGTAGGCTATATGGAGCTAACAGGTGTTGAATCATTTAAAGACAGTTTTGAAAAAGGCGTAAAATTTATTAAAACAGATGGTACATTAAACTATCAAGAAATTGATAGTGTGAATAAAGATTATGTTAATGAAATATCAAGATTTGATAGGAACAATATTAATTCTTCAGGTTTATATGTCAACAGTATTCCGTTAGAAGATGCTTTGAAAAATATTAATGTGAAAGGTGTCGTAATTGGGGGATATCTAGGAGATGACCCAAATCGAAATGGCTTTGTTCGACTTGGTATTGACTATGATACAATTTATGATTTGGTTTACAGAGATTTTTTAGCAGCAAAGCCGGGACAGAAAAGTGAATTAGGTTTTAAAGATAATATCTTTATTATTGAAGATAATGGGCATATATATGGAAGTCTACAGAGTAGACTAGAAGAACTGAAGAAAAACTTAAGGTAA
- a CDS encoding metallophosphoesterase, whose protein sequence is MVFLSDVHQKEFGEQNSKLLKLIEVEAPNYIFVTGDILDDSLEKPLYLMKHLSAIAPVFVPGNHEFYSGLYAELKKKLIEMGVVVFMNNHLLLEENNEKIALLGIEDPVFKGNVREKEYRHHSIKLLLHIKDDQFTEKASLKPELDKAIKGVDHHLFTILLSTGQNRCHYIRIILLI, encoded by the coding sequence ATTGTTTTTTTATCTGATGTACATCAAAAAGAGTTTGGTGAGCAAAACAGTAAATTATTAAAGCTTATTGAAGTAGAAGCGCCAAACTATATTTTTGTCACAGGGGATATCTTAGATGATAGTTTAGAAAAACCATTATATTTAATGAAACATTTAAGCGCAATTGCTCCCGTTTTTGTACCTGGTAATCACGAGTTTTACTCTGGATTATATGCTGAACTAAAAAAGAAACTAATTGAGATGGGAGTGGTTGTTTTTATGAACAACCACTTATTATTAGAAGAAAACAATGAAAAGATTGCTTTGTTAGGCATTGAAGATCCAGTCTTCAAGGGCAATGTTAGGGAAAAAGAGTATCGTCATCATAGTATCAAACTCTTACTCCATATAAAAGATGATCAATTTACAGAAAAGGCATCCCTAAAGCCTGAATTGGACAAAGCTATCAAAGGAGTGGATCATCATCTTTTTACAATACTTTTATCCACCGGCCAGAACAGATGCCATTATATAAGGATTATCCTATTGATTTAG